A single window of Methylacidimicrobium sp. AP8 DNA harbors:
- the pstA gene encoding phosphate ABC transporter permease PstA — MSASTSDSGPKPVPADRGSRQRRAEARRFHFRKAVDRFFRILSLLAAVTVLSPLVLVLIFLLSSGGASLTWDFLTQLPKPVGEAGGGMANAIAGSCLLVALATVIAAPIGVLGGVFLLGHKEPRLRAAVRLTADVLNGVPSIIWGIVVYSWVVLRMKTFSGLAGGLALAFIMIPLILRTTEDTLRLVPPAYYEAGLALGLRKSQILPHIVLAIARRGIVAGVLLSAARAAGETAPLLFTAFGNRVWTTRLQEPMAALPLQIFTYAISPYPDWHSQAWAGALVLFALVFLMNVVVRLLYRGK, encoded by the coding sequence ATGAGCGCGTCGACGAGCGATTCCGGTCCTAAGCCGGTTCCGGCGGACCGGGGTTCCCGCCAAAGACGGGCTGAGGCCCGCCGATTCCACTTCCGAAAGGCCGTCGACCGCTTCTTCCGAATCCTCTCCCTCCTGGCTGCAGTGACCGTCCTAAGCCCGCTGGTGCTCGTCCTGATCTTCCTTCTCTCCTCCGGAGGGGCCTCCCTCACCTGGGATTTTCTCACGCAGCTGCCGAAGCCGGTGGGAGAAGCCGGCGGCGGGATGGCGAATGCCATCGCCGGAAGCTGCCTTCTGGTCGCCTTGGCGACCGTGATCGCAGCGCCCATCGGGGTGCTCGGAGGCGTCTTCCTGCTCGGGCACAAGGAGCCGCGGCTGCGTGCTGCCGTCCGGTTAACGGCGGACGTGCTCAACGGGGTTCCTTCCATCATCTGGGGGATCGTCGTCTATTCCTGGGTTGTCCTCCGCATGAAGACCTTCTCGGGCCTTGCCGGAGGCCTCGCCCTCGCCTTTATTATGATCCCGTTGATCTTGCGAACCACCGAAGACACCCTCCGGCTCGTTCCGCCCGCCTACTACGAAGCCGGACTGGCGCTCGGCCTTCGAAAGAGCCAAATCCTGCCGCACATCGTACTCGCGATCGCCCGGCGGGGGATCGTCGCGGGTGTGCTGCTCTCTGCTGCCCGCGCGGCGGGCGAGACCGCACCCCTTCTTTTCACCGCCTTCGGCAACCGCGTCTGGACCACCCGCCTGCAAGAGCCGATGGCTGCGCTCCCGCTCCAAATTTTCACCTACGCCATCTCTCCCTATCCGGACTGGCACAGCCAAGCGTGGGCGGGAGCCCTGGTTCTCTTCGCCCTCGTCTTTCTCATGAATGTAGTCGTCCGCTTGCTCTATCGGGGGAAATGA
- a CDS encoding succinate dehydrogenase cytochrome b subunit produces MTEQRTGVSTIGLKILMGVTGLILVGYVCLHMLGNWEVFLPPVYINQYAYLLKSFPLLLWTVRLLLLASFLIHVACAARLAELRRAARPVAYDRRKPNGASWESRTMLLTGVGLGLFVLFHLYHFTWHLPPFSAFEGFTTHLSDSRRAVPDVHRMMVEGLRNPLVAAIYLLGMGCLFFHVRHGVDGIFCSLGLVNRRRFPWQRWLSHALGWILFLGFSAIPVAILAGWVR; encoded by the coding sequence GTGACAGAGCAGCGGACCGGCGTCTCGACCATAGGCTTGAAGATCCTCATGGGGGTCACAGGACTCATCCTGGTCGGCTATGTCTGCCTGCACATGCTGGGGAACTGGGAGGTCTTCCTTCCGCCGGTCTACATCAACCAGTACGCCTATCTTCTGAAATCGTTTCCTCTCCTTCTCTGGACCGTGCGGCTACTGCTCCTCGCTTCGTTCCTCATCCACGTTGCCTGCGCGGCTCGACTCGCGGAGCTCCGTCGAGCGGCTCGGCCAGTTGCCTACGATCGGCGGAAGCCCAATGGAGCCAGCTGGGAATCTCGAACCATGCTGCTGACCGGGGTCGGGCTCGGTCTCTTCGTTCTCTTCCACCTCTACCATTTCACGTGGCACCTCCCCCCGTTTTCCGCGTTCGAGGGCTTCACCACCCACCTTTCGGACTCGAGGCGCGCCGTGCCCGATGTGCATCGGATGATGGTCGAAGGGTTGAGGAACCCGTTGGTGGCCGCCATCTATTTGCTCGGCATGGGGTGCCTCTTTTTTCACGTTCGGCACGGGGTGGACGGAATCTTCTGCTCTCTTGGGCTGGTCAACCGGCGGCGCTTTCCCTGGCAGCGGTGGCTCTCCCACGCTCTGGGTTGGATCTTGTTCCTTGGCTTTTCCGCCATTCCGGTGGCTATCCTCGCCGGGTGGGTTCGGTGA
- a CDS encoding HAD-IA family hydrolase, whose translation MVLFDLVGTILRPAVPVEETYAAAAARHGLPIDPAVVAENFQRALANHGHRLRAGVPSDGDDRVYWREIVGESLAPALARCPGKAGEIAEELYLRYGSGEAWRLYPEVRGVLDALQCAKRPLGILSNWDRRARRVLADLGISDFFSALFLSAEMGVAKPDPRVYRLAAERLGLPPTALLLVGDDPESDGTAPRACGYSTWLVRRPEDDLESLLPWLAGGV comes from the coding sequence ATGGTTCTCTTTGATCTCGTCGGGACGATCCTCCGGCCGGCGGTTCCCGTGGAAGAGACCTACGCGGCCGCAGCGGCCCGGCATGGGCTCCCCATCGATCCTGCGGTCGTGGCGGAAAACTTCCAACGCGCGTTGGCGAACCACGGCCATCGCCTTCGGGCCGGCGTTCCCTCGGATGGAGACGACCGCGTCTATTGGCGAGAGATCGTGGGGGAGAGCCTCGCTCCGGCGCTTGCGCGCTGCCCGGGGAAAGCGGGCGAGATAGCCGAAGAGCTCTACCTCCGCTACGGGAGCGGCGAAGCCTGGCGGCTCTATCCGGAAGTTCGAGGAGTTTTGGACGCTTTGCAGTGCGCGAAACGACCGCTGGGGATTTTATCCAATTGGGATCGGCGGGCGCGGCGCGTGCTGGCCGACCTAGGCATCTCGGACTTTTTTTCGGCTCTGTTCCTGAGCGCCGAGATGGGCGTAGCCAAGCCCGACCCGCGCGTCTACCGCCTGGCTGCCGAGCGGCTGGGCCTTCCGCCGACTGCCCTTCTTCTGGTCGGCGACGATCCGGAAAGCGACGGCACGGCGCCGCGAGCCTGCGGCTACTCGACGTGGTTGGTCCGGCGGCCCGAGGATGACCTGGAAAGCTTGCTGCCTTGGCTGGCCGGCGGTGTATAA
- the pstC gene encoding phosphate ABC transporter permease subunit PstC yields MNHHVDRPSDSPLSSSSAASGAKPLAACFNIGRLLDVGFDIVVGLAGLSVFALAGLLGWELYQGAELAIRRYGAGFLTGSHWDPVAGRFGALPFLYGTFVSSTLALLLAFPLSIATALALTEFAPLWIRRPVRALVDLMAAVPSVVWGLWAIFEMVPWLREAAFPFLQRVFGWIPLFQGPIYGVSLLAGALVIAMMITPIITSLTIEILEAVPPVLREAAWALGATRWEVIRVAVLPYVRSALLGTGVLGLGRALGETMAVTMVIGNRPEILLSLFSPGYTLASVLVNEFAEATSEEHLSALFEIGLLLVALTLVVNFLARLLIHNVPFFFAPRTLPSRPTEGVR; encoded by the coding sequence ATGAACCATCACGTAGACCGTCCGTCGGACTCCCCTCTTTCGTCGTCGTCGGCCGCTTCCGGCGCGAAGCCTCTGGCCGCCTGCTTCAACATAGGCCGCCTCCTAGACGTCGGGTTCGACATCGTGGTCGGGTTGGCCGGGCTTTCGGTTTTCGCTCTGGCCGGACTGCTCGGATGGGAGCTCTACCAGGGTGCGGAGCTCGCAATCCGCCGTTACGGCGCCGGATTTCTCACCGGATCCCATTGGGACCCGGTGGCGGGTCGATTCGGCGCTCTCCCGTTCTTGTACGGGACCTTCGTCTCCTCCACCCTCGCCCTGCTCCTCGCGTTCCCCTTATCGATCGCCACCGCGCTGGCCTTGACCGAATTCGCTCCGTTGTGGATCCGCCGTCCCGTACGCGCGCTCGTCGACCTCATGGCCGCCGTCCCGAGCGTGGTCTGGGGGCTCTGGGCCATTTTCGAAATGGTCCCCTGGCTGCGGGAGGCGGCCTTCCCGTTCTTGCAGAGGGTCTTCGGGTGGATTCCACTTTTCCAGGGTCCGATCTACGGGGTGAGCCTCTTGGCGGGAGCGCTGGTCATCGCGATGATGATCACCCCGATCATCACCTCCCTGACCATCGAGATCCTCGAGGCGGTGCCTCCCGTGCTCCGCGAGGCGGCCTGGGCTTTGGGAGCCACGCGATGGGAAGTGATCCGCGTGGCGGTCCTTCCCTATGTCCGGAGCGCCCTGCTCGGCACGGGCGTTCTCGGCTTGGGACGTGCCCTGGGCGAGACGATGGCGGTCACCATGGTGATCGGGAATCGGCCGGAAATCCTGCTTTCCCTTTTTTCGCCGGGCTACACGCTCGCCAGTGTCCTGGTGAACGAATTTGCCGAAGCCACCTCCGAAGAGCATCTCTCCGCTCTCTTCGAAATCGGCTTGCTCCTTGTCGCGTTGACCTTGGTCGTCAACTTCCTCGCCCGCCTGCTGATCCACAATGTGCCCTTTTTCTTCGCTCCGCGGACGCTCCCCAGCCGGCCGACGGAGGGGGTCCGATGA
- a CDS encoding fumarate reductase/succinate dehydrogenase flavoprotein subunit, translating into MNVPDARIPDGPLERKWERCRDQLALVSPANRRRRRLIVIGTGLAGSSAAASLGELGYTVDCFCIQDSPRRAHSVAAQGGINAAKNYRNDGDSVFRLFQDTIKGGDFRSREANVYRLAELSGRIIDQCVAQGVPFAREYGGLLANRSFGGVQVSRTFYARGATGQQLLLGAYGALNRQIASGQVRMHPRTEMLDLVVSDGCAQGVIVRNLVSGRVYACSADAVVLASGGYGNIFYLSTNGRLSNATAIWRAYKQGAGLANPCFTQIHPTCIPPSGGSQSKLTLMSESLRNDGRVWVPKTPHDPRPPNEIPESERDYFLERLYPSFGALVPRDIASRALKRMCDEGYGVGPHGRGVYLDLRDALRRLGRRTVLERYGNLIDMYRQVTGKDPLVEPMRIYPAIHYVMGGLWVDYHLMSTIPGLFVLGEANFSDHGANRLGASALMQGLADGYFVLPNTIGDYLARKKSSCLPPDAAPFRDGVRRVEERLKKLLSLQGRKTAAEFHKELGALLWDHCGMVRNASGLRTAAERIRELRESFWTEARLVGDAYGYNQALEQAGRVADFLELGELLCLDALAREESCGCHFREEHQTAEGECRRDDDRFAHVAVWFFRGEEEPPERAVEPLRFENVELAPRRYR; encoded by the coding sequence ATGAACGTTCCGGATGCCCGGATTCCGGATGGACCGCTCGAGCGGAAGTGGGAGCGATGCCGCGATCAGCTCGCCTTGGTATCCCCCGCCAACCGGCGGCGCCGGCGCCTGATCGTGATCGGGACCGGATTGGCCGGATCCTCGGCGGCGGCCTCTTTGGGAGAACTCGGATACACCGTCGACTGCTTCTGCATCCAGGATAGCCCGCGGCGGGCCCATAGCGTCGCCGCCCAGGGGGGGATCAACGCGGCCAAGAACTACCGGAACGATGGAGACTCGGTATTCCGGCTGTTCCAGGATACGATCAAAGGAGGAGACTTCCGTTCGCGCGAGGCGAATGTCTACCGGCTGGCGGAGCTCAGCGGCCGGATCATCGATCAGTGCGTGGCCCAGGGGGTTCCTTTTGCCCGGGAGTACGGCGGCCTATTGGCCAACCGCTCCTTCGGCGGAGTGCAGGTCTCTCGGACGTTCTACGCGCGGGGCGCGACCGGGCAGCAGCTCCTGCTCGGCGCCTACGGTGCGCTCAACCGGCAGATCGCATCGGGCCAGGTGCGGATGCATCCGCGAACCGAAATGCTCGACCTGGTCGTAAGCGACGGCTGCGCCCAGGGCGTGATCGTCCGGAATCTGGTGAGCGGCCGGGTCTATGCTTGTAGCGCGGACGCGGTCGTCCTGGCGAGCGGCGGATACGGGAACATCTTCTATCTCTCGACGAACGGGCGGCTGTCCAACGCCACCGCGATTTGGCGTGCGTACAAGCAAGGGGCCGGGCTCGCCAATCCCTGCTTTACCCAGATTCATCCGACCTGCATCCCCCCCTCGGGGGGCTCCCAGTCGAAGCTCACCCTGATGTCGGAGTCGTTGCGCAACGACGGTCGGGTCTGGGTCCCGAAAACACCGCACGATCCTCGGCCGCCGAATGAAATTCCCGAATCGGAGCGGGACTATTTTCTCGAGCGCCTCTATCCCAGTTTCGGGGCTCTGGTCCCTCGAGACATCGCGAGCCGGGCCCTCAAACGGATGTGCGACGAGGGATACGGCGTCGGTCCCCATGGGCGCGGCGTCTATCTCGACCTCCGCGATGCCCTCCGCCGGCTCGGGCGCCGGACCGTCCTGGAAAGGTACGGAAATCTCATCGATATGTATCGCCAGGTCACCGGGAAAGATCCGCTCGTTGAGCCGATGCGGATCTACCCTGCGATTCATTACGTGATGGGCGGGCTATGGGTCGACTACCACCTGATGTCGACCATCCCGGGACTTTTTGTCCTGGGAGAAGCCAACTTCTCGGACCACGGAGCCAACCGTTTGGGAGCCAGCGCCCTGATGCAAGGCTTGGCCGACGGGTATTTCGTGCTGCCCAACACGATCGGGGATTACCTGGCGCGGAAGAAGAGCAGCTGCCTGCCGCCGGACGCCGCCCCTTTCCGGGACGGCGTCCGGAGGGTGGAGGAACGCTTGAAGAAACTCCTTTCGCTGCAAGGCCGGAAGACCGCGGCCGAATTCCACAAGGAGCTGGGGGCCCTGCTTTGGGACCATTGCGGCATGGTGCGCAACGCGTCCGGTCTGCGGACGGCGGCCGAAAGGATTCGGGAGCTCCGGGAGTCCTTCTGGACCGAGGCGCGGTTGGTCGGAGATGCCTACGGCTATAACCAGGCGCTGGAGCAAGCGGGGCGGGTCGCCGATTTCCTCGAGCTCGGCGAGCTCCTCTGCCTCGATGCGCTGGCGCGGGAAGAATCGTGCGGCTGTCACTTTCGCGAGGAGCACCAGACGGCGGAGGGAGAATGTCGGCGGGATGATGATCGCTTCGCTCACGTGGCCGTCTGGTTCTTTCGCGGAGAGGAGGAGCCTCCGGAGCGGGCGGTCGAGCCGCTCCGCTTCGAAAACGTGGAGCTGGCCCCGAGGAGGTACCGATAG
- the pstB gene encoding phosphate ABC transporter ATP-binding protein PstB translates to MTGGASDPARRSASRGDTTHGGLPAFDVEDLYAWFGKRAVLHGISMKIPARRVTAIIGPSGCGKSTFLRTLNRMHEFAPGARVQGKVRLFGEDIYDPKVDPILLRRRVGMVFQRSTPFPTMSVQENVLVGLRLAGIRNRELLEERLEEALRMAALWNEVKDRLHAPGTELSGGQQQRLCIARALAVRPEVLLMDEPCSALDPIATAQIESLIRELGERYSIVLVTHNLQEAGRTADFTAFFLEGKLIEFESTKKLFTNPSQQQTEDYLTGRFG, encoded by the coding sequence ATGACCGGCGGCGCATCCGATCCCGCACGAAGAAGCGCCTCCCGAGGCGATACAACCCATGGCGGCCTACCCGCCTTCGACGTCGAGGATCTCTACGCCTGGTTCGGGAAGCGTGCCGTGCTCCACGGGATCTCGATGAAGATTCCGGCCCGCCGCGTGACGGCGATCATCGGTCCGAGCGGGTGCGGCAAGAGTACCTTCCTGCGGACGCTCAACCGGATGCACGAGTTCGCCCCTGGCGCGCGCGTACAGGGAAAGGTCCGCCTCTTCGGCGAGGATATCTATGACCCGAAGGTCGATCCGATCCTGCTGCGGCGTCGCGTCGGCATGGTCTTTCAGAGATCGACCCCTTTCCCTACGATGAGCGTCCAGGAAAACGTCCTGGTCGGCCTCCGGCTTGCGGGCATCCGGAACCGCGAGCTCCTCGAGGAACGGCTCGAAGAAGCGCTCCGCATGGCGGCGCTTTGGAACGAGGTCAAGGATCGGCTCCATGCGCCGGGGACCGAGCTGTCCGGTGGCCAGCAGCAGCGGCTTTGCATCGCCAGGGCCCTGGCCGTCCGCCCGGAAGTCCTGCTGATGGACGAGCCCTGCTCGGCGCTCGATCCGATTGCGACCGCCCAGATCGAATCTCTCATTCGGGAGCTGGGGGAACGCTATTCGATCGTGCTCGTCACCCACAACTTGCAGGAGGCGGGACGGACAGCGGATTTCACCGCCTTTTTCCTCGAAGGGAAATTGATCGAGTTCGAATCGACGAAGAAACTCTTTACCAATCCAAGCCAGCAGCAGACCGAGGATTACCTTACCGGCCGCTTCGGGTAG
- a CDS encoding succinate dehydrogenase/fumarate reductase iron-sulfur subunit, which yields MKITLRIWRQRSPEEPGAFVEYVRENVAASMSFLEVLDDLNQDLEKSGNDPVAFEHDCREGICGSCSLVIDGRPHGPGKGTTTCQIYMRSFPDGARITVEPFRSKAFPLIKDLVVDRSAFDRILQAGGYISVATGQAPEANTVPISHDVAEEAFDAAHCIGCGACVAACINSSAVLFVGAKARHLGMLPQGKIEQDARVVRLVRAMDAEGFGGCSFTRACEAVCPKDISVGVISSLNRAYLLARAKELLGWIPPIRRA from the coding sequence GTGAAGATCACCTTGCGCATCTGGAGGCAGCGCTCTCCCGAGGAGCCCGGAGCCTTCGTGGAGTACGTTCGGGAGAACGTCGCAGCCTCGATGTCCTTCCTGGAGGTGCTTGACGACCTCAACCAAGACCTGGAGAAGAGCGGAAACGATCCTGTCGCCTTCGAGCACGACTGTCGCGAGGGCATCTGCGGGAGCTGCTCGCTTGTGATCGACGGACGTCCCCACGGCCCCGGCAAGGGAACGACGACCTGCCAGATCTACATGCGCAGCTTTCCGGACGGAGCCCGGATCACCGTGGAGCCCTTTCGCAGCAAGGCGTTCCCCTTGATCAAGGATCTTGTGGTCGATCGAAGCGCCTTCGACAGGATCTTGCAGGCCGGGGGCTACATTTCGGTCGCGACCGGACAGGCGCCGGAAGCGAACACCGTGCCGATCAGCCACGACGTGGCCGAGGAAGCCTTCGATGCCGCGCACTGCATCGGTTGCGGGGCTTGCGTCGCCGCCTGCATTAACAGCTCCGCCGTCCTTTTCGTCGGTGCCAAGGCGAGGCATTTAGGGATGCTCCCCCAGGGAAAGATCGAGCAAGATGCGCGCGTGGTCCGGTTGGTGAGGGCGATGGACGCCGAGGGCTTCGGCGGCTGCAGCTTCACCCGGGCTTGCGAGGCGGTATGCCCGAAGGACATTTCCGTCGGGGTCATCTCCTCGCTCAACCGGGCGTACCTCTTGGCGCGGGCCAAGGAACTCCTGGGTTGGATTCCGCCGATCCGCCGTGCCTGA
- a CDS encoding polyprenyl synthetase family protein — protein MIEEALRGYVPSPSSKPRLLHEAMDHSLFAGGKRLRPILCLAACEAMGGDHRRALPLACAVECIHTYSLVHDDLPAMDNDDWRRGKPTLHKIYGEAMAILAGDALLARAFEIASRYTGGRYGTGIVVAELARACGSRALVGGQVSDLEAEGKEISFRELRAIHLRKTGALITAALRLGAMAGDASRESLRAVTEFGRFLGLAFQVIDDILDLTQTREALGKSAGKDLAAEKATFPRLLGLEGAQRAAERYTSRAHRALAPLGTRGAILDRLARYLLARES, from the coding sequence ATGATCGAGGAGGCGTTACGGGGCTATGTGCCGTCGCCGTCCAGCAAGCCCAGGCTGCTTCATGAAGCGATGGACCATAGCTTGTTTGCAGGAGGCAAGCGGTTGCGGCCCATCCTCTGCCTGGCGGCCTGCGAAGCGATGGGGGGGGATCACCGCCGCGCTCTGCCGCTCGCCTGCGCGGTGGAGTGCATTCATACCTATTCGCTGGTCCACGACGACCTTCCCGCGATGGATAACGACGATTGGAGGAGAGGGAAGCCCACGCTGCACAAGATTTACGGAGAGGCCATGGCGATTCTGGCGGGAGACGCGCTGCTCGCGCGGGCTTTCGAGATCGCCAGCCGCTATACCGGGGGAAGATATGGGACCGGGATCGTGGTTGCCGAGCTTGCGCGCGCTTGCGGCAGCCGAGCCTTGGTGGGCGGGCAAGTTTCCGATTTGGAGGCGGAAGGCAAGGAGATTTCGTTCCGAGAGCTCCGGGCGATCCACTTGCGGAAAACCGGCGCGCTGATCACCGCGGCTCTTCGATTGGGGGCCATGGCGGGCGATGCGAGCCGCGAATCGTTGCGGGCCGTCACCGAGTTCGGCCGATTCCTGGGGCTGGCTTTCCAGGTGATCGATGACATCCTCGACCTTACGCAGACGCGGGAGGCTTTGGGCAAGAGCGCCGGGAAGGACCTTGCGGCCGAAAAGGCTACCTTCCCCCGCCTGCTCGGCCTCGAAGGCGCCCAGCGCGCGGCCGAGCGGTACACGAGCCGGGCGCACCGGGCGCTCGCGCCGCTGGGAACTAGAGGGGCGATCCTCGATAGGCTGGCGCGTTACCTGCTGGCCAGGGAGAGCTGA
- a CDS encoding bile acid:sodium symporter family protein: protein MEEKRPSSFRVLSLVLDRLHRRFFWLLLAVHGLAAIAPDPGRRARGLVFGSVSILGEPFSISLPVVLLFLLLGNSGFGVSAGGMKKLFGNPRPLVFGLLVNIVLPLLFLAGLRAALGRWHNREEAESLVMGLGLVAAMPIAGASAAWCQNAGGDMALSLGLVLGSTALSPFAGSLSLHVVAAMVGGDYAEDLHEMAGRSMGVFLSLCVVLPSVLGILFRRLAGEGVFEHLRPALRPANELILLGLLYMNASISLPYAFRHFDPDFLAMLLVGSGTLCLLRFQCGEWLGRLLRTSPSERTALVFALGMNNNGGGLTLATIAIPDHPLAILPIVFYTLLQQLTAAWYYSYRIPRRDQAEAGDSGRRATRSGR, encoded by the coding sequence ATGGAGGAAAAAAGACCCTCTTCTTTCCGGGTCTTGAGCCTGGTCCTTGACCGCCTCCATCGCCGCTTCTTCTGGCTTCTGCTTGCGGTGCACGGGCTAGCGGCGATCGCGCCCGATCCGGGCCGGCGTGCGCGCGGCCTTGTCTTCGGGTCGGTTTCGATCCTGGGGGAACCCTTCTCGATCTCCCTGCCGGTCGTCCTCCTTTTTCTCCTCCTCGGAAACAGCGGGTTCGGTGTCTCGGCGGGCGGGATGAAAAAGCTTTTCGGCAACCCCCGCCCCCTTGTTTTCGGGCTTCTGGTCAACATCGTTCTCCCGCTGCTCTTTCTCGCGGGGCTGCGAGCGGCCTTGGGGCGATGGCATAATCGGGAGGAGGCGGAGAGCCTCGTGATGGGGCTCGGCCTAGTCGCGGCCATGCCCATTGCGGGGGCTTCGGCGGCCTGGTGCCAGAACGCCGGCGGGGACATGGCCCTTTCCTTGGGCCTGGTGCTCGGCTCGACGGCGCTAAGTCCGTTTGCGGGGTCCCTCTCCCTCCATGTCGTGGCGGCGATGGTAGGTGGCGACTACGCGGAGGATCTCCACGAGATGGCCGGACGCAGCATGGGGGTCTTCCTTTCCCTTTGCGTCGTCCTGCCTTCCGTGCTCGGCATTCTGTTCCGCCGCCTGGCGGGCGAAGGCGTCTTCGAACATCTCCGTCCGGCCCTGCGCCCAGCCAACGAGCTGATTCTTCTCGGATTGCTCTATATGAACGCCTCGATCTCCCTTCCCTATGCGTTCCGTCACTTCGACCCGGATTTTCTCGCGATGCTCCTGGTCGGCTCCGGCACCCTCTGTCTGCTCCGTTTTCAGTGCGGAGAATGGTTGGGACGGCTTTTGCGGACCTCGCCCTCCGAACGGACCGCGCTCGTCTTCGCGCTGGGCATGAACAACAACGGAGGCGGATTGACCTTGGCGACCATCGCCATCCCCGACCATCCCCTTGCGATCCTGCCGATCGTTTTCTATACCCTGCTCCAGCAGCTGACGGCCGCTTGGTACTACAGCTATCGGATCCCTCGTCGTGACCAAGCGGAGGCGGGCGACTCGGGGCGCAGGGCTACCCGAAGCGGCCGGTAA
- the pstS gene encoding phosphate ABC transporter substrate-binding protein PstS, which translates to MKIPGPGSLFLLLLAALLWLTLAPTRKDAPLLINGAGASFPYPLYTRWFAAYERLDPTVRFNYQAIGSGGGQQQLVHQTVDFGASDSPMRTSLLARAPGKILHIPMIAGADVLAYHLPGSPPLRLTPAIIAEIFLGRIRNWNDSRLARINPGIPLPSLPLVVVHRSDGSGTTYIFTDYLTKVSPEWARIAGRGTAVHWPAGIGAKGNEGVAGQIRSLPGAIGYLELAYAVQNNIPYAAVENLAGNFILPSPESVTQALASSMPDPHDFRLSIANAAGPGSYPIAGLTWLLLYENPPDRRKAQKLLSFVRWCLTEGQALASSFDYAPLPPRLREQVLASLPEIR; encoded by the coding sequence ATGAAGATACCGGGCCCCGGAAGCCTCTTCCTCCTGCTTCTAGCCGCCCTGCTCTGGCTTACGCTGGCACCAACGCGCAAGGATGCGCCTCTCCTCATCAATGGCGCGGGCGCTTCCTTCCCCTACCCTCTGTACACCCGGTGGTTCGCCGCCTACGAGCGGCTCGATCCGACAGTCCGCTTCAACTACCAGGCGATCGGATCGGGAGGGGGACAGCAGCAGTTGGTGCATCAGACCGTCGACTTCGGGGCGTCCGATAGCCCCATGCGCACCAGTCTCCTGGCGAGAGCCCCGGGGAAGATCCTCCATATCCCGATGATCGCCGGCGCGGACGTGCTCGCCTATCATCTTCCCGGTTCTCCTCCCCTCCGCCTCACCCCGGCGATCATCGCCGAAATCTTCCTAGGCAGAATCCGGAATTGGAACGATTCGCGGCTCGCGCGCATCAACCCAGGCATCCCGCTGCCTTCCCTACCTCTGGTCGTGGTTCACCGATCCGACGGAAGCGGCACTACCTATATCTTCACCGACTATCTGACGAAGGTGAGTCCGGAATGGGCCCGGATCGCCGGGCGAGGGACGGCGGTGCACTGGCCGGCGGGGATCGGGGCCAAAGGGAACGAGGGAGTGGCCGGCCAGATCCGCTCTCTGCCCGGTGCTATCGGCTATCTGGAACTCGCCTACGCTGTGCAGAACAACATCCCCTATGCCGCCGTCGAGAACCTCGCCGGAAATTTCATTCTCCCATCGCCCGAGTCGGTGACGCAGGCGCTGGCATCCAGCATGCCCGATCCGCATGACTTCCGCCTCTCGATCGCCAATGCGGCCGGCCCCGGTTCCTACCCGATTGCCGGACTCACCTGGCTGCTCCTCTACGAAAACCCGCCCGATCGCCGCAAGGCGCAAAAGCTGCTCTCCTTCGTGCGTTGGTGTCTCACCGAGGGCCAGGCCCTTGCCTCCTCTTTCGACTACGCCCCCCTACCTCCACGGCTGCGGGAACAGGTGCTGGCCTCGTTGCCGGAGATTCGCTAA